The sequence CCTTGCAGCAACTGTACAAGCAACAAAAGGAGCAAAACGTTCAGTTACAGCAACGCTTAGACGAGATGGAGGGGTTGAGAAAGTTAGAGATTGAGAATCAGCAACTCCAGCAACGTATCCAAGAATTGGAAAACGCGGTTGAACAGCGCCCTTCCCAACAATGGGGAAATACTATGACCCAGCAAGCGACCAAAGCGTTAAACAAACAGGTGAAACAGGCGTTAGAGAAAACCATTGATTTGCGATCGCTAGCTGTTGAACCACCCAAAGAAAACGCCCAAGAATGTCTGCGGCTCATGGGCATGGCTTTGAAAAACTTAGCGAGTGCGATGAACAACACCCAAGCATTGGAGGCTGCGGCGATAATTCTGGGGAGTGAACCGACACAATCCGCGATCGCATATCGAGCCGAACAACTGGAAATGCTACCCCAGGCGGTTAGTGAGATTAAGGCAATATTAGCTAAACCTGGATGTACTTGGCATGAGTTTTTGAATGTTGCCCAAGAGTACGAAGTTATTAAACAGGACTATTGGGCAGAACTTACCACCCAGGAAACAGATTTAATTGCCACACTCCAAAACGCATCCTCTCAACCAGACACCATTGGCATCGGCTCTATTGTTGCCCATGCCGACCCCTACCGTACTTTGTATGTCGAGAGGGGTGAAGTTGTAGAGGATTTGGGCGAGGAAGTAGTGGTGGCATGGGATTGTTGGAAGGAGCAATCGAAAAAGACTGACAGGTATTTCCGAGATGAGTTGCGGTTTTGGCAGCCTGAATAGGCTTTCAATGTACTGATAACTTTTTAGACAAATAAATGCAAGTACCAAGCCCCGCATCACAGTGGGGGAAATTTCCGTGCGCCAACATAAACAGGAGATTGAAAGATGACTGCAACTATTACCAGACCCAAGCCCAAAAAGCCTGCTACCGCTAGTAAACCGCAATCCCCCTACAAGCGGCTTCATGTGATTATCCCGATTGCAGATATGCTGTGGGCATCGCAACAAAAGCCGTCAGTTACGCAATTGTGGCAAGAATGCTGGACGGTTGACCCCTACGGTTCCCGGTGGATGCCCTTATCCACAGCTTTAGGCTACAGCAGTTTTATCTGTGCAAAGAAAATTCTAGCTGAAAGTGGGCTGTTCATTTTCAAACCCGACAAATCTATTCAGGATGGACGCGAGACTGTTGGCTGGATGGTGCGGAATTTGCACGGCAGTCGAATGAAGGAATTTTGGGAGAAACCTAATGCTGAAAATCAAGAACTAGATGCTGAAAAACGAGAATCAAATGCTGGGGATTCAGAGATAGATGCTGGCTCTGAAGAAATGCGTGCTTCGTATAAAGCATCTATTTTAGGTGAAAGTCAGTCAGACAAGGAGTTTCAGGAAACCTCACGAACTACTCAGGAACAGCTAACGAACTCTTTTGAAGAGTTCGTTAGCTGTGTCTCTGACACGCTTACACAGATTTCGCATGAGGAGGAGACGGCGAGTGCGCCCTTGGGGGGCGCTTCGCCTCAGTCTGTTCAAGGCGTGTCAGAGAATGAGGAAGAATTGCCTGTGGCAATGGACTGTACATCGCTGGCGCTTGTGGATGCTGCACCGAGTCAATCTACTTCGTTGTTAGCTGAAAACCAGAATTGTCGTGTTGAACCGAAAGACTGTCATGAAGGTACTTGTTCCGCCGCGTCTGTTGCCGTAAATGAATTATCTTCAAGTTCAGCGATCGCTAATCAAACACAGGGGCAAGTAGAACAAAGTAATTCCGCTTCGTTGTTAGTTGAAAATTCAGTTTCGAGTGAAGGAGTCAAAGCAGTTGATGAGGGTGAAGGTTCCGCCGCGCCTATCCCCAGTGCTAAAAAATGGTCGCATGAGGCGATAGTTGCGCGGTCAAATATGCGACCTGTAAGAAGGAAGAAACTAAATCGAGCAGCAAATTCAGGGGAGAATCCGGGGTTTGACTTCTTGAAAGAGTGCTGGAATGATGATCCAGCTTTGCAGATTGTGATCAAGAAATTACTGGTGAAGTTTCCGCAATGGGGGGTTGCAGTTGTTGATGGGGTACTAGTTGATTGGAATGAGTAGTAAGTCTGTACAATAGGTCTGTACAATAGGCTATAAACTATACGTATTCTTGTTTGCGTATTTACAATGTCTCGCCCAAAACGTAACTTGCAACCTGGATTTTGTTACCACATCACAACCCGTTGCAACAATAGAGAATTTCGCCTGACTTGCCTGGAATGCCGTGAAGTCTTTCTCTACGCCATTAAAAAAGCGCAAGAAAAGTATAGGTTTAAGCTTTATGCTTTGTGTATCATGAGCAACCATGTCCACTACCTCCTGGAATCAAAGCAACCAGAAGACTTGCCTAAAATTATGCACTGGCTCAACTGGTACACAGCGATGTGTTTCAATCGGATGTTGAACCGCACAGGGCATTTTTGGGAAAAGAGGTATCACAGCACGGGCTTTGCCAACACAGATTATCGACGAGCTTTGAATACTCTGCGGTACATTCACGCTAACCCGAAAGCCGCCCAGATGCAGCAGGGCTTTTTCTATGACTTTAGCAATTATGGGATTCACGACCGCTTGGGCAACGATGGTATTACTCCAATGGCATCCGGCATTTTTGCAGTTAGGCAGGACTTTAGAAGAATGTGCGGCGAGATATCGTAGGTTTTGTCAGAAATACCGATCACAGGCGAAGCCAGAGAAACGAAATCACTGGGGTAGCAACTTTTTGCCATCAGTAATGAAGGGTGGGAAGGCAAAAAAGCCATCACCAGGGCAGATGAGTTTATCTTGGGACAAGCAGCAAGTAACGGAATCTACTGAGGTGCATGAGGTAGCAGCAAAATTTATTCAAGCGAATTGCTTAAAGCCGCCAGTGCCAGGTATCGGATTCCTGAATGTTGATTCATTCGTGGAAAATGAGGTGGAGATAAATGTTTACAAAATTCCCAAAGCTTTAGATGTTACACTTTACATCTCTGCGCGAGAGAAAGTTAAGCGCACCTGACTTTCCCATCTCAATTCCCCTATCCCAATTCCAACCACCCATCCCAAAGTTTTTGTATAAATTAACGCAGGTAGTAATGGCGATGCTGGCAACGGCAATGGCACATCATCTGTTTTCTCGAACTTTTTCATTATTTCATAATAGCTCAACCAGCTATATTGTTTCCAACCAACGAGCTCACCAAAAACATCCCATTTATCATCGCTATAGCTCGGACTGCCTAAATTTCGATAAATTTTCGCTTGGATGCTGATGCCAAAATTATTAGGCTCTTCCAGAGTAGTTATGTTAAAATAGTATAAATAAATTCAATATATCTCAATAGAATAGCAGTAATCGGTGGCAACAGCCTGTGCAGAGAAGGAAATACAGAAGCAATTGAGAATATAAAACACAAGAAATATTGAAAATAGAATTAATATTTTAATAAATATGCCTTCTAATCCCTTACTTCATTTTATTACTAAAGTTATTAATATTGAAGATATCAAAGTATTGAATTACGATTTTATCACTGATGATGAAATCGTAATTGAAATCCAAAATCAATCAAAAGTTGGTCAGTGTCCTCGGTGTGGAAAGACAACTAATAAAACTCATCAAAATCATTGGTATATAGTCAGAGATATACCCATGAGTGACTATCAAGTATTTTTAAAAGTAAATCGTCGGCAATTAAAGTGTACAGAATGCCAAAAAGTATTTAGTGAGAAACTATCTTTTGTAAAAAGTAGAAGAACCTATACAAAAAGATTAGCGAACAAAGTAATTAAGGAAGTGTTAGAAACTGATGTAGAGAATGCAGCCCGAAGAAATAGAATGAGTTCATCTGAGATAGAAACAATATTAAAAGAATTAGAATCAGAACTACTAAAAGAAAAACCTAACCAGATAAAAAAGTTAGGAATAGATGAAATCACGCAATTAAAAGGAGGAAAGAATTATGCAGCAGTATTAGTAGACTTAGAAACAAGAAGACCGATAGCATTGTTAGAGAAGAGAAATAAAGCGGTTATAGCAGAATACCTATCCAGTCTGGGTTCAGAGATATTAAATCAAATAGAAGAAGTCAGCATAGACTTATGGATACCCTATAAAAGTTTAATCCAAGAAATGCTACCGAATGCTCAAGTAGTAGCAGATAGATTCCATGTCATGAAACAAATAAATCAGGAGTTAGACGCAAGAAGAAAACAGGAAAAAAGAGCAGCCTTAAAAATTAAAAATCGCCAAGAAAGAGAAAAGAAATTAACTGGCTTAACTCACAGTAAATACCCTTTGTTAAAGAAAAAAGAATGCCTCAGTTTTCAGGAACAAGCTCAGATAGATTTACTCAAAAAAGTTGCTCCAGACTTAGGAGAAATGTATCGAAATAAAGAAGCCATTAGAGATATATTTGAAAGTCCCATAACCAGTGATGAAGCTTTAGATAAATTCCTGGAATGGACTCAAGGAGCTTATAAATTATTTCCCAAAAGTTGCCGAACTATAAGTAGATGGATAGATGAAATTCTTGCTTATTTTGATCGCCGAACTACTCAAGGTATTGTAGAAGGAATTAATCAGAAGATTAAGCTAATTAAATGCAGAGCTTATGGCTTAACTAACTTTAATAGTTTTAGAAGAAGGGTTTTACTAAATTGGTATTTCTTTTGTTAATTTTACATATCTAGTCTGTGAGAGCCAATTATTATTACTGTTTTGAAGCCAGAGACGATTGATTTCTCTAAGAGTTTCACAGGGGAAATTCTCCAGCAGTTCTCGCCACATTCTATAGTTTTCTCTAACCATGACTTGGTAAAAAATCCAAGCAGTTTCCTCATCTGCTTCTTTCCAGTGTTGTTGCTGAAGATAATTTTCTAATTTTGTGCATAGTTTATCTTCTAACAATTCATTCGTACATTTTCTTAATTCTCCTTCAAAAGCTTGATCGGCTTCAGAATTATATTGAACTGCCAGCATCTCAGAGAATCCTTGTCTGAATCGTTTGGGATTTTCTTTGTTAGCAAACTTCAATTGGAAAATCTCTTGCCATTTTTCTTCGCTTTTGTTTTCTTTATTCCCCCACAACTGATGTAATTTTTCATGAGCTTTTTGGCAGAGAGAATATACCTCTGGTGCTTCTGGTAGTTTAATATTGGGGATGAGGTGGGGAAGAATGCGTGAGGCTCGATAAATCCTGTTTTCTTCTTGAAGGTTAGAACTGACCTCTATGAGTCCCAGTTTTAGCCCCCTTTGTAATTGTTGTTGATAATTAGGAAGCTCGTCACAAGCGGCTTCTAAAGCCACCATAGGTACAGGAATCTTATAAACTAAGCAATGGCTAAGAATTTTCTGTAGTGGCTCATCAATAAGCTGATACAATTCCTTCCAAATAATTTTGTATTTCCACAGTTCGGGACTTTGTTCCAATTGAGTCAGTTTAGCTTCTGCATCTACACAGCTTAAAATTCCATCAAAAAACTCTAATAAGCGAGGATTACCATCCGCTAAATCTAATGCCCGTCTCAGTAAACTATCAGAAATTTTACCAGAGCTAAAATGTTTTAACCGACTAAGTTTTTTAGTTAACTCAGCATCTTTCAATGGTTCTAGACCTTCTTTATAGAAAAACTCTAGTAATTCAGAATCAAAATCATAGCGACAGGTAATAATAATTCTATTATTAGTTCCTGTTTCTTGGATTGCTTGTACTAAAGCTTCTAAAATTGGAGCTACTTCAGCTTTAAGAACATGTTGCCCTTCGTCGGGGTCAAGATTCCATTCAAAATCATCCAAAATTAAGAGAAATGGTTTTTCACCAATTTCTGCTAATTGGTTAAATAGATGAGTAAGTTTAATATCTAGACTTTTACCAGATGTTTCTAGAAAGCTACGAATTTCTTGTAATTCTGGCTTAATTAATTTAGACAGTAATTTTTTGATTAATTTCGATTCATCAATTTGCCGCCACCAGAGAACCTTTTCATGCTCAGGCAACCTATCCCATAGTCGAGAGGCTATGCTACTTTTTCCCCATCC comes from Nostoc punctiforme PCC 73102 and encodes:
- a CDS encoding ISL3 family transposase, with translation MPSNPLLHFITKVINIEDIKVLNYDFITDDEIVIEIQNQSKVGQCPRCGKTTNKTHQNHWYIVRDIPMSDYQVFLKVNRRQLKCTECQKVFSEKLSFVKSRRTYTKRLANKVIKEVLETDVENAARRNRMSSSEIETILKELESELLKEKPNQIKKLGIDEITQLKGGKNYAAVLVDLETRRPIALLEKRNKAVIAEYLSSLGSEILNQIEEVSIDLWIPYKSLIQEMLPNAQVVADRFHVMKQINQELDARRKQEKRAALKIKNRQEREKKLTGLTHSKYPLLKKKECLSFQEQAQIDLLKKVAPDLGEMYRNKEAIRDIFESPITSDEALDKFLEWTQGAYKLFPKSCRTISRWIDEILAYFDRRTTQGIVEGINQKIKLIKCRAYGLTNFNSFRRRVLLNWYFFC
- a CDS encoding CHAT domain-containing protein — its product is MKIFHISLTMQGNKNVSLRYFWDNASNYKEHELPLAEIQELRDRADTRYYTNLAEDYATTGKELYKWLDKCDRLLANALNQPRQQGLVIAIATDKGLAHLPWELLHDGEDFLVKKRPSIIPVRWVSKGQQKAIELLKSPDANSPENRPLNLLFMASSPKGVESELGELEYEAEEADILEATARTPVDLRVEESGWLKELEYVVNGYQNDLDVFHLTGHATHQNGNPCFLTEDEYGDCVYSNSGNIYDTVRSSFPSLIFLCGCRTGHSSDGVVPSMAEELLNMGATAVLGWGEKVRDTEASAASSKFYGELSQGISITQALSSTYQVLIDKGARDWHKLRFYIAATLPQSLVTRSRTPRRRQLPKPSNEVEFRDDEKRLRVATRENFVGRRRQLQNCLRTLKTDDEKVGVLIHGMGGWGKSSIASRLWDRLPEHEKVLWWRQIDESKLIKKLLSKLIKPELQEIRSFLETSGKSLDIKLTHLFNQLAEIGEKPFLLILDDFEWNLDPDEGQHVLKAEVAPILEALVQAIQETGTNNRIIITCRYDFDSELLEFFYKEGLEPLKDAELTKKLSRLKHFSSGKISDSLLRRALDLADGNPRLLEFFDGILSCVDAEAKLTQLEQSPELWKYKIIWKELYQLIDEPLQKILSHCLVYKIPVPMVALEAACDELPNYQQQLQRGLKLGLIEVSSNLQEENRIYRASRILPHLIPNIKLPEAPEVYSLCQKAHEKLHQLWGNKENKSEEKWQEIFQLKFANKENPKRFRQGFSEMLAVQYNSEADQAFEGELRKCTNELLEDKLCTKLENYLQQQHWKEADEETAWIFYQVMVRENYRMWRELLENFPCETLREINRLWLQNSNNNWLSQTRYVKLTKEIPI